A single window of Plasmodium reichenowi strain SY57 chromosome 12, whole genome shotgun sequence DNA harbors:
- a CDS encoding hypothetical protein (conserved Plasmodium protein, unknown function), which translates to MQKKPSTGFKLENTYRALFDNDDNNEKSYIREVVTPLGDVYIINEKTQEKFIKGTQRSDGTFRKNIRVKTDYMPQEENCAYQVKGKLLEEQNRLLTKNTSPNININVNTNHNTFSHVNINRHVNLNNQQKKIPGWNPINDDQDEKLNSSKKKKKKKKKKPNKEIAEM; encoded by the exons atgCAAAAGAAGCCATCTACCGGATTTAAGTTAGAAAATACTTATAGAGCATTATTTGAcaatgatgataataatgaaaaaagtTATATTAGAGAAGTTGTAACTCCATTGGGtgatgtatatataataaatgagAAAACCCAAGAAAAGTTTATTAAAGGGACACAAAGGAGTGATGGGACATTCAGGAAAAATATCCGTGTGAAAACAGATTACATGCCCCAA GAGGAAAATTGTGCATACCAAGTAAAAGGAAAACTTTTGGAAGAACAAAATAGActtttaacaaaaaatacaagtccaaatattaatataaatgtaaatacaaatcataatacattttcacatgtgaatataaatagacatgtaaatttaaataatcaACAGAAGAAAATACCTGGATGGAATCCTATAAATGACGACCAAGATGAAAAGCTGAACAGCtccaaaaaaaagaagaaaaaaaaaaagaaaaagccaaataaagaaatagCCGAAATGTGA